In Citrobacter sp. RHB25-C09, the following proteins share a genomic window:
- a CDS encoding 3-ketoacyl-ACP reductase FabG2 produces MSRSVLVTGASKGIGRAIAQKLAADGFVVGVHYHRDAQGAQETLDAILAAGGAGRVLSFDVANREQCREVLEQDIEAHGAWYGVVSNAGITRDAAFPALSDDDWDAVIHTNLDSFYNVIQPCIMPMVSARQGGRIITLSSVSGVMGNRGQVNYSAAKAGIIGATKALAMELAKRKITVNCIAPGLIDTGMIEMEEPALKEAMSMIPMKRMGQADEVAGLASYLMSDVAGYVTRQVISINGGML; encoded by the coding sequence CTGGCGGCGGACGGCTTCGTCGTCGGCGTTCATTATCATCGCGATGCGCAGGGTGCGCAGGAGACGCTGGACGCCATTCTCGCCGCCGGCGGCGCTGGCCGGGTGCTCAGTTTTGACGTGGCTAATCGCGAGCAGTGTCGTGAGGTGCTGGAGCAGGATATCGAGGCGCATGGGGCATGGTACGGCGTGGTCAGCAATGCAGGGATTACCCGCGATGCGGCGTTTCCTGCGCTCAGCGATGATGACTGGGATGCGGTGATCCACACCAATCTTGATAGCTTTTACAACGTTATTCAGCCGTGCATTATGCCGATGGTCAGCGCCCGTCAGGGCGGGCGTATTATCACCCTTTCGTCTGTTTCAGGCGTGATGGGCAACCGGGGACAGGTCAACTACAGCGCCGCCAAAGCCGGGATTATCGGGGCGACCAAAGCGCTGGCGATGGAGTTGGCAAAACGCAAAATTACCGTCAACTGTATCGCTCCGGGGCTTATCGATACTGGGATGATTGAGATGGAAGAGCCGGCGCTGAAAGAGGCGATGTCCATGATCCCGATGAAGCGCATGGGTCAGGCCGACGAAGTGGCCGGGCTTGCCAGTTATTTGATGTCGGATGTGGCAGGTTACGTCACCCGTCAGGTAATTTCCATCAATGGAGGGATGCTATGA
- the acpT gene encoding 4'-phosphopantetheinyl transferase AcpT, giving the protein MYRIVLGKVSTLSAGALPPALIERAPQGAQRARWLAGRVLLFHAFSPLPEIVYGEQGKPAFAQEHALWFNLSHSGDDIALLLSDEGEVGCDIEVIRPRANWRALANAVFSLGEHAEIDAEHPEQQLAAFWRIWTRKEAMVKQRGGSAWQIVSVDSTLTSGLSVSHCQFDSLSLAVCTPTPFTLTADAVQRLETVSLA; this is encoded by the coding sequence ATGTATCGGATCGTTCTGGGAAAAGTTTCTACACTCAGCGCAGGCGCGTTGCCGCCTGCACTTATTGAGCGGGCGCCGCAGGGTGCGCAACGTGCGCGCTGGCTCGCCGGCCGTGTGTTGCTTTTCCATGCTTTCTCACCGTTGCCGGAAATCGTCTACGGCGAGCAGGGAAAACCGGCATTTGCGCAGGAACACGCACTGTGGTTCAACCTGAGCCACAGCGGTGACGACATCGCGCTGCTACTGAGCGACGAAGGTGAAGTGGGCTGCGACATTGAAGTTATCCGTCCGCGCGCGAACTGGCGCGCGCTGGCGAATGCCGTGTTTAGTCTTGGAGAACATGCCGAGATTGACGCCGAGCACCCCGAGCAGCAACTCGCCGCGTTCTGGCGTATCTGGACGCGGAAAGAAGCGATGGTCAAACAGCGCGGCGGCAGCGCCTGGCAAATCGTTAGCGTCGACAGCACGTTGACTTCCGGACTTTCGGTCAGCCATTGCCAGTTCGACAGTCTGAGCCTCGCTGTCTGTACGCCAACGCCATTTACCCTCACCGCCGATGCGGTTCAACGACTGGAAACGGTATCCCTTGCCTGA
- a CDS encoding beta-ketoacyl-ACP synthase has product MTRRVVITGMGGVTAFGENWESVSARLLAYENAVRKMPEWQVYDGLHTLLGAPIDDFSLPEHYTRKRIRAMGRVSLMSTRATELALEQAGLIGDEILTNGETGIAYGSSTGSTGPVSEFATMLTEKHTNNITGTTYVQMMPHTTAVNTGLFFGLRGRVIPTSSACTSGSQAIGYAWEAIRHGYQTVMVAGGAEELCPSEAAVFDTLFATSQRNDEPKTTPSPFDEQRDGLVIGEGAGTLILEELEHAKARGATIYGEIVGFATNCDAAHITQPQRETMQICMEQSLKMAGLSALDIGYISAHGTATDRGDIAESQATAAIFSENVPISSLKSYFGHTLGACGALEAWMSLQMMREGWFAPTLNLHRPDPNCGALDYIMGEARKIDCEYLQSNNFAFGGINTSIIIKRWS; this is encoded by the coding sequence ATGACACGTCGTGTCGTGATTACAGGGATGGGCGGCGTTACCGCCTTTGGTGAGAACTGGGAGAGCGTTTCTGCCAGGCTGCTGGCCTACGAAAATGCGGTCCGCAAAATGCCGGAGTGGCAGGTCTATGACGGGCTGCACACGCTGCTGGGCGCGCCAATCGATGATTTCAGTCTGCCGGAACACTACACCCGTAAGCGCATCCGCGCCATGGGCCGCGTGTCGCTAATGTCCACCCGCGCTACCGAACTGGCGCTCGAACAGGCGGGGCTGATTGGCGACGAGATCCTGACCAATGGGGAAACAGGGATCGCTTACGGTTCCTCCACCGGGAGTACCGGTCCGGTGAGCGAGTTCGCGACCATGCTCACCGAAAAACACACCAACAATATCACCGGCACCACCTACGTACAGATGATGCCGCACACGACTGCTGTGAATACTGGGCTATTTTTCGGTTTACGCGGGCGGGTCATTCCCACGTCCAGCGCCTGCACCTCCGGCAGCCAGGCAATTGGTTACGCCTGGGAAGCGATTCGCCACGGTTATCAAACGGTGATGGTCGCAGGCGGTGCGGAAGAGCTATGTCCGTCAGAAGCGGCGGTATTTGATACGCTGTTCGCCACCAGCCAACGAAATGACGAGCCGAAAACCACACCGTCACCGTTCGACGAACAACGCGATGGGCTGGTGATTGGCGAAGGCGCCGGGACGTTGATTCTGGAAGAGCTGGAGCACGCCAAAGCACGTGGCGCAACCATATACGGGGAAATCGTTGGCTTCGCCACTAACTGCGACGCCGCGCATATCACCCAGCCGCAGCGGGAGACAATGCAAATCTGCATGGAGCAGTCGTTAAAAATGGCCGGGTTAAGCGCGCTCGACATCGGTTATATTTCGGCGCACGGTACAGCCACCGACCGTGGCGATATTGCGGAAAGTCAGGCAACCGCCGCAATTTTCAGCGAAAATGTGCCAATCTCCTCGCTTAAAAGCTACTTTGGGCATACCCTTGGCGCTTGTGGTGCGCTGGAAGCCTGGATGAGTCTGCAAATGATGCGCGAAGGCTGGTTTGCACCTACGCTAAATTTACATCGGCCTGACCCCAACTGCGGCGCGCTGGATTACATCATGGGTGAAGCCCGCAAAATTGACTGCGAATATTTGCAGAGCAACAATTTTGCCTTTGGCGGCATCAACACCTCCATCATCATAAAACGTTGGTCCTGA